A single Klebsiella variicola DNA region contains:
- a CDS encoding ABC transporter substrate-binding protein yields MKMAMKWSGALALVALISLPLQAAEPVKVGSKIDTEGALLGNMIQQVLESHGVKTINKIQLGTTPVVRGAIVAGELDIYPEYTGNGAFFFKDENDPAWKHAQQGYEKVKRLDQEKHQLVWLTPAPANNTWTIAVRQDLAEKNHLTSLADLSRYLKQGGEFKLAASAEFIERPDALPAFEKAYGFNLNQNQLLSLAGGDTAVTIKAAAQQTSGVNAAMAYGTDGPVAALGLQTLSDPQGVQPIYAPTPVVREAVLKAYPQIADWLKPVFASLDEKTLQQLNARIAVEGQDAKRVAADYLQQKGLLK; encoded by the coding sequence ATGAAGATGGCAATGAAATGGTCCGGTGCGCTGGCGCTGGTCGCCCTGATAAGTTTACCGCTGCAGGCGGCGGAGCCGGTGAAGGTCGGCTCGAAAATTGATACCGAAGGCGCGCTGCTGGGCAATATGATCCAGCAGGTGCTGGAAAGCCACGGCGTAAAAACGATTAATAAAATCCAGCTCGGCACCACGCCGGTGGTGCGCGGAGCGATTGTCGCCGGCGAGCTGGATATCTATCCGGAATATACCGGCAATGGCGCCTTCTTCTTCAAAGATGAAAACGACCCGGCGTGGAAGCATGCCCAACAGGGCTATGAGAAGGTGAAGCGCCTCGATCAGGAGAAACATCAGCTGGTATGGCTCACCCCGGCGCCGGCCAACAATACCTGGACTATCGCCGTGCGCCAGGACCTGGCGGAGAAAAATCACCTGACCTCGCTGGCCGACCTCAGTCGCTACCTGAAGCAGGGCGGCGAATTTAAGCTGGCGGCCTCGGCGGAGTTTATTGAGCGCCCGGACGCGCTGCCGGCGTTTGAAAAAGCGTATGGCTTCAACCTCAACCAGAACCAACTGTTGTCGCTGGCCGGGGGCGATACGGCGGTGACCATCAAAGCGGCGGCGCAGCAGACCTCGGGCGTAAACGCGGCGATGGCCTACGGCACTGACGGCCCGGTCGCGGCGCTGGGGTTACAGACGCTGAGCGACCCGCAGGGCGTGCAGCCGATTTATGCCCCGACGCCGGTGGTGCGTGAGGCAGTGCTCAAAGCCTATCCGCAGATCGCCGACTGGCTGAAGCCGGTCTTTGCCAGCCTCGATGAAAAAACCTTGCAGCAGCTGAACGCCCGCATTGCGGTGGAAGGCCAGGATGCGAAGCGCGTGGCGGCAGATTATCTGCAGCAGAAAGGCCTGCTGAAGTAA
- a CDS encoding ABC transporter ATP-binding protein, with protein sequence MIEFEGVSKVFAGHPAVKDLTLELREGAFSVLVGTSGSGKSTTLKMINRLLEPDRGTIRFAGEDIRQQPVLILRRRMGYAIQSIGLFPHWTVAQNIATVPQLQKWPRVRIADRVDELMALLGLEATLRDRYPHQLSGGQQQRVGVARALAADPEVLLMDEPFGALDPVTREALQQEMLRIHRLLGRTVVLVTHDIDEALRLADHLVLMDGGEVVQQGAPLEMLLRPKNSFVQTFFGRSELGVRLLSLREVGDYLRPGERLAGEGLTVTMTLREALSQFVARRCEALSVVDAEGRPCGTLHFADLLRQEASHEGAS encoded by the coding sequence ATGATTGAGTTTGAAGGGGTCAGCAAAGTGTTTGCCGGCCACCCGGCGGTGAAGGACCTGACCCTGGAGCTGCGCGAAGGCGCCTTCTCGGTGCTGGTGGGGACCTCCGGCTCGGGCAAGTCGACGACGCTGAAGATGATCAACCGCCTGCTGGAGCCGGACCGTGGCACTATTCGTTTTGCCGGCGAGGACATCCGTCAGCAGCCGGTCCTGATCCTGCGACGGCGGATGGGCTATGCCATCCAGTCTATCGGCCTGTTTCCGCACTGGACGGTGGCGCAGAATATCGCCACTGTGCCGCAGCTGCAAAAATGGCCGCGGGTGAGGATCGCCGACCGGGTCGACGAGCTGATGGCGTTGTTAGGGCTGGAGGCGACGCTGCGCGACCGTTACCCGCATCAGCTCTCCGGCGGCCAGCAGCAGCGGGTGGGTGTGGCCCGGGCGCTGGCGGCGGATCCGGAGGTGCTGTTGATGGATGAGCCCTTCGGCGCCCTCGACCCGGTGACCCGCGAGGCGCTGCAGCAGGAGATGCTGCGCATCCACCGGCTGCTGGGGCGGACGGTTGTGCTGGTGACCCATGATATTGACGAAGCGCTGCGTCTGGCGGACCACCTGGTGCTGATGGACGGGGGCGAGGTGGTCCAGCAGGGGGCGCCGCTGGAGATGCTCCTGCGGCCGAAAAATAGCTTTGTGCAGACCTTTTTTGGCCGCAGCGAGCTGGGCGTGCGCCTGCTGTCGCTGCGCGAGGTGGGGGACTATTTGCGTCCCGGCGAACGGCTGGCGGGCGAGGGGCTGACCGTCACCATGACCCTGCGGGAAGCGCTGTCGCAGTTTGTCGCCCGGCGCTGCGAGGCGCTGTCGGTGGTCGATGCCGAAGGCAGGCCCTGCGGCACGCTGCATTTTGCCGATCTGCTGCGCCAGGAGGCGAGCCATGAAGGCGCTTCGTGA
- a CDS encoding ABC transporter permease, with translation MTIRCTHRVGLLLTGLLLVTLALPFITYAPNRLLSGEGRGLWQVMPWLAGVQLAAILAGMLLCWLPGRAAPLLHLLLAELLFPLLIWGSGQAALELSRHGSPLARTSPGSGLWLSLALCLLLASEAIRHLTVRPLWRWLLNAQVWLLPIILLATGALDQLSLLKEYANRQEVFDDALRQHLLLLFGTLLPGLLIGLPLGVWLWRRPRWQAPAFTVLNVIQTIPSVALFGLLIAPLAGLARYFPALGELGVSGTGMAPALIALTLYALLPLVRGVVTGLQQVPQDALESATAMGMSAGQRFRQVQLPLAMPVLLRSLRVVSVQTVGMAVVAALIGAGGFGALVFQGLLSSALDLVLLGVVPTIALAVVVDALFALWGAWLKGEAND, from the coding sequence GTGACCATTCGCTGTACTCACCGCGTCGGCCTGCTGCTGACAGGTCTGCTGCTGGTTACGCTGGCGCTGCCGTTTATTACTTACGCGCCGAATCGCTTACTCTCCGGCGAAGGGCGCGGGCTGTGGCAGGTGATGCCCTGGCTCGCCGGCGTTCAGCTGGCGGCAATCCTTGCCGGGATGCTGCTTTGCTGGCTGCCAGGCAGGGCCGCGCCGCTTCTTCACCTGCTGCTGGCCGAACTGCTCTTCCCGCTGCTTATCTGGGGCAGTGGACAGGCGGCGCTTGAGCTCTCCCGGCACGGCTCGCCGCTGGCGCGCACCTCGCCCGGCAGCGGCCTGTGGCTGTCGCTGGCGCTTTGTCTGCTGCTGGCCAGCGAGGCCATCCGTCATCTTACCGTCCGGCCGCTGTGGCGCTGGCTGCTTAATGCGCAAGTCTGGCTGTTGCCCATCATCCTGCTTGCTACCGGGGCGCTCGATCAGCTCTCTCTGCTGAAGGAGTATGCCAACCGTCAGGAGGTATTTGACGACGCCCTGCGCCAGCATCTGCTTTTGCTGTTCGGCACCCTGCTGCCGGGCCTGCTCATTGGCCTGCCGCTGGGGGTATGGCTGTGGCGACGTCCGCGCTGGCAGGCGCCGGCCTTCACCGTGCTCAATGTGATCCAGACTATCCCGTCGGTGGCGCTGTTCGGCCTGCTGATTGCGCCACTTGCCGGCCTGGCGCGCTATTTCCCGGCGCTGGGCGAGCTGGGCGTCTCCGGGACCGGCATGGCGCCGGCCCTGATCGCCCTGACTTTGTATGCGCTGCTGCCGCTGGTGCGTGGGGTGGTGACCGGCCTCCAGCAGGTGCCGCAGGATGCCCTGGAGAGCGCGACGGCGATGGGCATGAGCGCCGGGCAGCGCTTTCGTCAGGTGCAGCTTCCGCTGGCGATGCCGGTGTTGTTGCGCAGCCTGCGGGTGGTCAGCGTGCAAACCGTCGGCATGGCGGTAGTGGCCGCGCTGATCGGCGCCGGCGGTTTTGGCGCGCTGGTGTTTCAGGGGCTGCTGAGCAGTGCGCTGGATCTGGTGCTGCTGGGCGTGGTGCCGACCATTGCCCTGGCGGTGGTGGTGGATGCCCTGTTCGCCCTGTGGGGCGCCTGGCTAAAAGGAGAGGCCAATGATTGA
- a CDS encoding ABC transporter permease, with product MKALREPLWWLIALFIGLLVGLPYSAPLFSRLFPELPRPVYQQESFWALTLDHGWLVVASSLAATVVGLGAGVAVTRPAGSAFRPLVETIAAIGQTFPPVAVLAMAVPVLGFGWLPALIALALYGILPVLQGTLAGLGSIPSGVSGVAEGMGMTGWQRLYKVELPLAAPVILAGIRTSVIVNIGTATIASTVGASTLGTPIIIGLSGFNTAYIVQGALLVALAAIIVDRAFERLTRWISRHRHAQ from the coding sequence ATGAAGGCGCTTCGTGAGCCGCTGTGGTGGCTTATCGCGCTGTTTATCGGTCTGCTGGTAGGGCTGCCCTACAGCGCGCCGCTGTTCAGTCGGCTGTTCCCGGAGCTGCCGCGGCCGGTCTATCAGCAGGAGAGCTTCTGGGCGCTAACCCTCGATCACGGCTGGCTGGTGGTGGCGTCCAGTCTCGCGGCAACGGTTGTGGGACTGGGGGCAGGGGTGGCGGTCACCCGGCCCGCCGGCAGCGCGTTTCGCCCGCTGGTGGAGACCATCGCCGCTATCGGGCAGACCTTTCCGCCGGTGGCGGTGCTGGCGATGGCGGTGCCGGTGCTGGGATTTGGCTGGCTGCCCGCGCTCATCGCCCTCGCGCTGTATGGCATACTGCCGGTGTTGCAGGGGACGCTGGCCGGGCTGGGGTCGATACCGTCGGGGGTGTCAGGGGTGGCCGAAGGGATGGGAATGACCGGCTGGCAGCGTCTGTATAAGGTGGAGCTACCGCTGGCGGCCCCGGTGATACTGGCGGGGATCCGCACCTCGGTCATCGTCAATATTGGTACCGCGACCATTGCTTCGACGGTGGGGGCCAGTACGCTCGGGACGCCGATCATCATCGGCCTGAGCGGCTTTAATACCGCCTATATTGTTCAGGGGGCGCTGCTGGTGGCGCTGGCGGCGATTATCGTCGACCGCGCGTTTGAGCGTCTGACCCGCTGGATCAGCCGACACCGCCACGCACAATAA
- a CDS encoding sensor histidine kinase, with the protein MYEFDLVLLLLQQMCVFLVIAWLMSKTRLFIPLMQVTVRLPHKLLCYVTFSIFCIMGTYFGLHIEDSIANTRAIGAVMGGLLGGPVVGGLVGLTGGLHRYSLGGMTALSCMVSTIVEGLLGGLVHSVLVKRGRPDKVFSPLTAGAITFVAELVQMMIILLIARPFQDALHLVQSIAAPMMVTNTVGAALFMRILLDKRAMFEKYTSAFSATALKVAASTEGILRQGFNEENSMKVAQVLIQELDIGAVAITDRDKLLAFTGIGDDHHLPGKPISSSYTQRAIETGEVVYADGNEVPYRCSIHPHCKLGSTLVIPLRGENQRVIGTIKLYEAKNRLFSSINRTLGEGIAQLLSAQILAGQYERQKALLTQSEIKLLHAQVNPHFLFNALNTLKAVIRRDSDQAGQLVQYLSTFFRKNLKRPTEIVTLADEIEHVNAYLQIEKARFQANLQIQMAVPEGLAHHQLPAFTLQPIVENAIKHGTSQHLGVGEITIRASQDDRWLQLDIEDNAGLYRANPQASGLGMNLVDRRLRARFGADCGISVTCEPERFTRVTLRLPLEENAC; encoded by the coding sequence ATGTACGAGTTTGATCTGGTGTTGCTGCTGCTTCAGCAGATGTGCGTATTTTTGGTCATCGCGTGGTTGATGAGCAAAACCCGGCTGTTTATCCCCCTGATGCAAGTCACCGTTCGCCTGCCGCACAAGCTGCTGTGCTACGTCACCTTCTCCATTTTCTGCATTATGGGGACCTATTTCGGTCTGCATATCGAAGACTCCATCGCCAACACCCGCGCCATCGGCGCCGTGATGGGCGGCCTGCTCGGCGGCCCGGTGGTCGGCGGGCTGGTGGGGCTGACCGGCGGCCTGCACCGCTACTCGCTGGGGGGAATGACCGCCTTAAGCTGCATGGTCTCCACCATCGTCGAGGGGCTGCTGGGCGGGCTGGTGCACAGCGTGCTGGTCAAACGCGGCCGGCCGGACAAGGTCTTTAGCCCGCTGACCGCCGGGGCGATCACCTTCGTGGCCGAGCTTGTGCAGATGATGATCATTCTGCTGATTGCCCGCCCGTTCCAGGACGCCCTGCATCTGGTGCAGAGCATTGCTGCGCCGATGATGGTCACCAATACCGTCGGTGCGGCGCTGTTTATGCGCATTCTGCTGGATAAACGGGCGATGTTCGAGAAATACACCTCCGCCTTTTCCGCCACGGCGCTGAAGGTGGCGGCGTCGACCGAGGGGATCCTGCGTCAGGGATTCAACGAAGAGAACAGCATGAAGGTGGCCCAGGTGCTGATCCAGGAGCTGGATATCGGCGCGGTGGCGATCACCGATCGCGACAAGCTGCTGGCGTTTACCGGCATCGGCGACGATCACCATCTGCCGGGCAAGCCTATCTCCTCCTCGTATACGCAACGGGCGATTGAGACCGGGGAGGTGGTCTACGCCGATGGCAACGAGGTGCCTTACCGCTGCTCGATTCATCCGCACTGTAAGCTGGGGTCGACGCTGGTGATCCCCCTGCGCGGTGAGAACCAGCGGGTGATAGGCACCATTAAACTGTATGAGGCGAAAAATCGCCTGTTCAGTTCGATCAACCGCACCCTCGGGGAGGGGATTGCCCAGCTGCTGTCGGCGCAGATCCTCGCCGGACAGTACGAGCGGCAGAAGGCGCTGCTGACGCAATCTGAAATCAAGCTCCTGCACGCCCAGGTCAACCCGCACTTCCTGTTTAACGCGCTTAACACGCTGAAGGCGGTGATCCGCCGCGACAGCGATCAGGCCGGCCAGCTGGTGCAGTATCTGTCGACCTTCTTTCGTAAGAACCTGAAACGGCCGACGGAAATTGTCACGCTTGCCGATGAGATCGAGCATGTTAACGCCTATCTGCAGATTGAGAAGGCTCGCTTCCAGGCTAACCTGCAGATCCAGATGGCGGTGCCCGAGGGGCTGGCGCATCACCAGCTGCCCGCTTTCACCCTGCAGCCGATCGTGGAGAACGCCATTAAGCATGGTACATCGCAACATCTTGGCGTCGGCGAAATTACCATCCGCGCCAGCCAGGACGATCGCTGGCTGCAGCTGGATATCGAAGATAACGCCGGGCTGTACCGGGCCAACCCCCAGGCCAGCGGGCTGGGGATGAATC
- a CDS encoding protein YohO, with amino-acid sequence MKPAKIAVVTLFLLMAIGGISGVMLAGYSFIVRGGVG; translated from the coding sequence ATGAAGCCAGCGAAAATCGCGGTCGTCACCCTCTTCTTACTTATGGCCATCGGCGGGATCAGCGGCGTAATGCTGGCCGGCTATTCCTTTATTGTGCGTGGCGGTGTCGGCTGA